The nucleotide sequence GTAAACCTGTTGCCAGCCGGGCAGATGGGCGGCATGGTGCTGCGCGTCGTTGAAATGACGGATTTCGGCCAGCATGGTGGACCTCCTGATGCGTTGTCTCTCTGGCGGCGGGGCAGGCCCGGCCACTCCATTTCTCTATTGGCGTTTCTTAGTGAGCTGACCGCTGGGCGGACTGGCGGGCGGCATCTTGGTGTCGCTCCTGCCGGTTTGGCATGCCGGACAGCTTAAAGCATATTCGGCCTGCCTTCGTATCTTCAGGGATTTGTCTGCTACCCGCAAAAAATACTTAATATATTATCTAATTTCCCAGGGCGCAGCGGGGGCCGCACCAAGCCAAGCCTTGTCTGACAAGGGTTGCGCTGCTGTGCTGTTTGTTTCATCCCTGCAACAAGACAGCCGTTTTTCAAGCTCGTCCACCTGGCCTGTCTTTCAGTAGAGGTCGGTGCAGGCTTTGCCGATTTGGGATAAGCCGGCGAAAAAGTGCCGCGTATATTGACCTGCAACAAGATACCTCGGGAGAGCGCCTGCTAAGGGCGGCGCCAAGAGGACATCAGAACATATTGCCGTGAGCGCTGGCCTGGCCGCTGCGATTGGCACATCTACTGAGGAGTAAAGCGTGATGGATCAAAACCTGGTGGCAGTACTGCCGCAAGTCACAGCATTCGTGCAAAAGGAACATGGCCTGTTGATCGATGGCCGTGCGGTTGCGGCCTTGTCCGGCCAGCGTAGCGAGGTGCGTAATCCGGCGACAGGGCAGGTGATCGCCAGTGTGGCCGATGGCAATGAACAGGATGTGGATGCGGTGGTACAAAGCGCTCATCGCGCATTTCGCTCCGGCGTGTGGTCTGGTCTGCGGCCGGCTGAGCGCGAACGTACTCTGCTGAAGCTGGCCGATGTGCTGGAAGCCCATGCCGAAGAACTGGCCCAGCTGGAAACGCTGAACCAGGGCAAGTCCATCCATATTTCGCGTGCCATCGAAGTGGGGGCCGCCATCGAGTTTGTCCGCTACATGGCCGGCTGGGCCACCAAGATAGGTGGCGAAACCATGGATGTGTCGATTCCGGTACCGCCCGGCACCCACTACACCGCCTACACCCGGCGCGAGCCAATTGGTGTGGTAGCCGGCATCGTGCCGTGGAATTTTCCGCTGATGATTGCCATCTGGAAGATGGTGCCGGCGCTGGCAGCCGGCTGTACCGTGGTGCTCAAACCCTCCACCGAAACCCCGCTCACCGCACTGCGGCTGGGCGAGCTGGCGCTGGAAGCCGGTATCCCGCCCGGCGTGGTGAATGTGCTGACCGGGCGTGGTTCCCGCGCCGGGCAGGCGCTGGCCGCTCATCCGCTGGTCAGCAAGATTTCCTTTACCGGCTCCACTGAAATCGGCAAGACCGTTGGCCATGCTGCCATCGATAACATGACCCGCTTCTCACTGGAGCTGGGCGGCAAGAACCCGATGATCATGCTGGGCGACATCGATGTCGACAAAGCCATCCAGGGTGCCTTGATGGGTGGTTTCCTCAATCAGGGCCAGGTGTGCGCTGCGGCCTCGCGCCTGTACATCCATCGCAGCAAATTCAACCAGGTAGTCGAAGGGCTGGCCGCTGCCGCCAACAGCATGACGCTGGGCAGCGGGCTGGACCTGAACGCCCAGGTCAATCCGCTGGTGTCGGCACGGCAGCAGCAGTCGGTGTGCCGGCTGATCGAGGCCGGTCGCAGCGAAGGGGCCAGCATTCTGGCCGGCGGCGGCGCGGCCGATCTGCCGGGTTATTTCGTCAAACCCACCATCATGATCAATGCGGCACAGCACAGCACCATCGTGCAGGAAGAGGTATTTGGCCCGGTGCTGGTGGCATTGCCTTTTGACAGCATCGAAGAAGCCGTTGCCATGGCCAATGACTCGCGCTATGGCCTGGCCGCCAGCCTGTGGACCAACGACTTGTCTGCCGCCATGCATATCGTGCCGCAAATCCAGGCCGGCACGGTGTGGGTCAACAGCCATATTCCGCTCGACCCCAGCCTGCCGTTTGGCGGTTTCAAGCAGTCCGGCATCGGCCGCG is from Aquitalea aquatilis and encodes:
- a CDS encoding aldehyde dehydrogenase family protein yields the protein MDQNLVAVLPQVTAFVQKEHGLLIDGRAVAALSGQRSEVRNPATGQVIASVADGNEQDVDAVVQSAHRAFRSGVWSGLRPAERERTLLKLADVLEAHAEELAQLETLNQGKSIHISRAIEVGAAIEFVRYMAGWATKIGGETMDVSIPVPPGTHYTAYTRREPIGVVAGIVPWNFPLMIAIWKMVPALAAGCTVVLKPSTETPLTALRLGELALEAGIPPGVVNVLTGRGSRAGQALAAHPLVSKISFTGSTEIGKTVGHAAIDNMTRFSLELGGKNPMIMLGDIDVDKAIQGALMGGFLNQGQVCAAASRLYIHRSKFNQVVEGLAAAANSMTLGSGLDLNAQVNPLVSARQQQSVCRLIEAGRSEGASILAGGGAADLPGYFVKPTIMINAAQHSTIVQEEVFGPVLVALPFDSIEEAVAMANDSRYGLAASLWTNDLSAAMHIVPQIQAGTVWVNSHIPLDPSLPFGGFKQSGIGREFGRGAVENFTETKSVCIAH